One region of Etheostoma spectabile isolate EspeVRDwgs_2016 chromosome 21, UIUC_Espe_1.0, whole genome shotgun sequence genomic DNA includes:
- the clrn3 gene encoding clarin-3, with product MPSTKKTLHFMGSALATALSVGVMGYCMSTQWATITMECARIGTSFFNGTAVITLELFFGISNRNFCPLFGGRDTFQVIPKLVEIGVTPVVLHALVLCLLALCLLFSACSILISLYNSVSNPYETYMGPVGVYVCSALSACLSVVVLVIFVVNVTGTSMAEDLVKNFSEDADLRNKSSEMKLGYYLIILYTLLSLLAIALIYMYDHAAYTHRREQQRPTEDAPKEIMMY from the exons ATGCCTTCCACTAAGAAGACGCTGCATTTTATGGGCAGTGCGCTGGCTACTGCCTTGTCTGTTGGCGTGATGGGGTACTGCATGTCAACACAGTGGGCTACAATAACCATGGAGTGCGCAAGAATTGGAACTAGCTTCTTCAATGGAACTGCTGTGATCACTTTGGAGCTTTTTTTCGGGATTTCAAACAGAAACTTTTGCCCGTTGTTTGGAGGCCGGGATACTTTTCAAG tgatcCCTAAGTTAGTAGAAATAGGAGTTACCCCTGTGGTCCTCCACGCTTTGGTTTTGTGCCTGTtggccctgtgtctgctgttttCTGCCTGCAGCATCCTTATCTCCCTCTACAACAGTGTCAGCAACCCTTATGAGACCTACATGGGGCCTGTTGGCGTCTACGTCTGCAGCGCGCTCAGCG CATGTTTGTCAGTTGTGGTCCTCGTAATATTTGTGGTGAACGTCACTGGAACCAGCATGGCAGAGGATTTGGTAAAGAACTTTTCCGAAGATGCAGACCTAAGGAACAAGTCCTCAGAGATGAAGCTAGGATACTACCTGATCATCCTTTATACGTTGCTCTCTCTTCTTGCCATTGCTTTGATCTACATGTACGACCACGCAGCctacacacacaggagagaacAGCAGAGGCCTACAGAGGACGCACCCAAGGAGATAATGATGTATTAG